The genomic DNA GAAGGCCGTTCCGAGGGTGAGGGCGATCGCTCCCAGCAGGGCGACGAGCGCTGTGACCAGGCGGCGGGGAACAGGTCGGGACGTCGATACGAACTCGGGCATGGTTCGCTCAGCTTTCGGCGGGGAGTCGGCTACGGCCTTCAGCTTCGCACAGTCTGCAGTTGCACAACCCCGGATCGTGGCCGGATCGCACAGAGTTCACCGGACTCTCGCGCGCACGTCACCCGGAGCGGCCCGACGGTGTCGAGAGGAACCGGGCGAAGTCGACCACCGGCGCACCGTCGGGAACGTCGGTGGCGGTCACGATGACCACCGACCGCATCGCCGCGGGATCCGTGAGTCGCACGTGACCGTGGGGGAACGGCGGGTCTCCCGGCGCGGGGCCGGGCACCAGGGCGAGGCCGAGTCCCTGCTGTGCCATCGCGCGCGCCATCGCCATGTCCTCCGTCTCCAGGACGATGCGAGGTTCGAAGCCCGCGCCCCGGAACACTGCGTCGGTCGCGGACCGGGTGCCGAGGCCGGCCCGCGCCAGGATGAAGGCCTCGTCGGCCAGTTCGGCCAGTGATACCTCCGAGCGCGCCGCGAAGGGTGAGTCCGGCGGCGGGACCAGCACGAGCGCCTGATCGAACAGGGGGGTCACGGTGAAGACGTCGGCCGCTGGGGGAGGCGAGACGAGGGCCGCGTCGATCCGGTGTCCCGTCACCGCGTCGAGCAGGTCGTCGGTCGCACCCAACTCGAAGACGAACTGGACGTCGGGATGCGCGCGGCGGTAGCCGGCCACCGACCGCGGCACGAACGAGGCGCCCAGGGTGCGGATGAATCCGAGTCGGATCAACGGGGCCGGCGAGGCTTCGAGATCTGCGCGGTGCAGGCCGAGGGAGATGCTGTCGAGGGCGCTCTCGGCGTAGCGGGCCAACTCGACGGCAGCGGGAGTGGGGGTGATGCCACGGCCCTGGGGCTCGAACAGGCGTAGCCGAAGGCGGTGCTCGAGGCGGTGGATCGAGCGGCTCACGGTGGTGGGAGTCAGGCGTAGTTCGGCGGCCGCGGCGGCGAAGCTCCCGGTGCGGATGACGGTGTGGAACTCGGTGAGGCCGGGCGCGAGCGCGTGCTGCCGTTGCGACATCGACTGCTGCATATTTGCATCATACTGAGGCGAAAGAGGTGGTTTTCCTGCTGATTGGACATGAATACCCTGGAAGGTAGTTAGCCGAGCGACAGAAGAGGGTGGCATGACTCAGGCAGAAGCTCCGACGGTGACCGGATCAACGGTGTCGACGCCGCAGATCCCCGGCCCGCGACGGTCCGCGTCGATCGGCTTCCTGGGCGGCATCTCGGGCGGCCTGCTCGGCGGCGGCACCGGGGTGGTCACCGTCCCCGCCCTGGACCGGCACTCGACGCTCTCACGCCACGTCATTCACGGCACCTCCACGCTCGCCAACGTCTCCGCGGCCGTCGTCGGCTCGATCGTCTACGCCCTGCGCGGCGGTCACGTCGACGTCGTCCCCGGAGTCGGACTCATGATCGGCGGCGTGCTGGGCGCCTACCTGGGCGCGCGCTGGGTGTCGAAGGTCCCCGAGGTGGTGCTCCGCTCGCTCTTCGTACTCGTACTGGTCCTCTCGTCCACGAAGTTCCTCCTGCAGGGCTTCGGGATCGCGGTGGGCTCGTCGACCGGGCTGTTCGAGGGCACGGCGTTGATCATCGCGGTCGCGACGGTGACCGGCCTCGTGGTCGGGGCGTACTCGGCGGCCATGGGCCTCGGGGGCGGTCTCCTCGTGGTGCCGGTGATGGCGGTGCTGTTCGGCGCTGATCTGCACACCGCGGCCGGCACGTCGCTGCTCGTCATGTTGCCGAACGCCGTCGTCGGCGCCGCCACCCACATCCGGCACGGCAGCGCCGATCTGCGGGTGGGCAGGCCGCTCGCACTGGCCGCCCTACCGGGGTCGCTGGTCGGCGTGAGCCTCGCGCTCGCCCTGCCGGAGCGGGGACTCGCGGTGGTGCTGGGGACGTTCATGGCCTTCCTCGCGGTCCGCGAGGTGCTGCGCTGGCGCCGCACGGTGCTGGCCGAGCGCGCCGAGCGTATCGCCTGACCTGCCGGTTCGTGTTCTCGGCTCGTTCCGGGCCGAGGCCGCTCGCGCGCACGACACGAAAGGAGCCCGGTATGTCCTCCGTCAATGATTCGTATGAGAAAGCGACTGGTAGTAGAATTCTCGCCATGACAGGCGGGGAGGCGGAAGCGGCGCCACTGCTGCTCGCCCAGCGCCTCAACTCGCTCTTCGAGCGCGAGGCCAAGGCGGGGCGCCCGCGCACCAACAACGCGGTCGCCGAGCAGCTGCGTGAGCGCAATCCCGGCCTGCGGGTCTCCGGCGGCTACCTCTCCGCGCTCCGCAACGGCGGTCGCGCCAATCCGTCGATCGAACTGCTCCGCGCACTCGCCGCGTATTTCGAGGTCCCCGTCGACCACTTCACCGCGCCCGGTACCGACGACGAGGCCGCGCTCGCCGCGGAACTGGTCATGCGTGAAGCC from Tsukamurella paurometabola includes the following:
- a CDS encoding LysR family transcriptional regulator, translated to MQQSMSQRQHALAPGLTEFHTVIRTGSFAAAAAELRLTPTTVSRSIHRLEHRLRLRLFEPQGRGITPTPAAVELARYAESALDSISLGLHRADLEASPAPLIRLGFIRTLGASFVPRSVAGYRRAHPDVQFVFELGATDDLLDAVTGHRIDAALVSPPPAADVFTVTPLFDQALVLVPPPDSPFAARSEVSLAELADEAFILARAGLGTRSATDAVFRGAGFEPRIVLETEDMAMARAMAQQGLGLALVPGPAPGDPPFPHGHVRLTDPAAMRSVVIVTATDVPDGAPVVDFARFLSTPSGRSG
- a CDS encoding sulfite exporter TauE/SafE family protein produces the protein MTQAEAPTVTGSTVSTPQIPGPRRSASIGFLGGISGGLLGGGTGVVTVPALDRHSTLSRHVIHGTSTLANVSAAVVGSIVYALRGGHVDVVPGVGLMIGGVLGAYLGARWVSKVPEVVLRSLFVLVLVLSSTKFLLQGFGIAVGSSTGLFEGTALIIAVATVTGLVVGAYSAAMGLGGGLLVVPVMAVLFGADLHTAAGTSLLVMLPNAVVGAATHIRHGSADLRVGRPLALAALPGSLVGVSLALALPERGLAVVLGTFMAFLAVREVLRWRRTVLAERAERIA
- a CDS encoding helix-turn-helix domain-containing protein, whose amino-acid sequence is MTGGEAEAAPLLLAQRLNSLFEREAKAGRPRTNNAVAEQLRERNPGLRVSGGYLSALRNGGRANPSIELLRALAAYFEVPVDHFTAPGTDDEAALAAELVMREAGIRALALRAEGLGEASLASIAAIIDNARKLEGLPVAGEQTQNPTD